AGTACCTTGAAGACGGTATTCCACATCAGGATATGGTGTTAAATATAATGAGTTAAAAGTATTTTTAACTAAAATATCTTAGTTTATTAGCTGCAGATTTTAGCCATTAAAAAGCCCACTATAGTGGGCTTTTTAATAAAGATAGTGCTGTAAGCCCTAACTTAAAACTGAATGTAAAAATACTGCACCAATAGCGACAGGGCATACAAATTTAGTGTAAACAGGCCACACTTTCCAAAATAGTGTGTTGTGTACTTCTGGGTTACCTTGTTGAATAGTCTTTAATAATGAGCCTCGGTACCAAATCCAACCAACAAAAATACAACACATTAAGCCTATTAGCGGCTGTGCAACTTTTGTTGTTAAAGTGATCACTAAACCAAACAAACTGCCTAAGTTACATACTATAGTAATGCTCACGGCACTTATAAGTGCACCAATAAGCCAAGTAGCTTGTTTTCGGCTCATAGCAAAGCGCTCTACCGTGTACGATACGGGCGCCTCTAGCATTGAAATAGACGAGGTTAACGCAGCAATACTCATTAGAGCAAAAAAAGCAAAGCCAATGAATAAGCCCGCCGAACCCATACCTTCAAACAAAGCTGGCAGCACTTGAAATACTAATGTGTCTTCAGAGAGAAGTTTACCTGTTGTTGCAGAGAATATTTCTACCCCTTGTGCCTGTGCAACGTACATAGCAGGTATTATTAATAGGCCAGCTACAAACGCAATAAACACATCAATAAGTGTTACGTATGCGCCAAGCGATACTAGGTTTTCTTTTTTACTAATATAAGAGCCATAAATAATCATCACACTTGTACCAAGTGATAGTGAGAAAAAGGCTTGCCCTAGTGCACTTACTAATAATTTAGCATCAAAAATAGATGAAAAATCAGGGACTAAATACGCTTTTAAACCTTCCATTGCGCCATCTTGTGTCATCACATATGCAATAAGGGCAAATAAAATCCCCAAAAGTGCAGGCATAAGGCGTTTAGACCACTTTTCGATACCATTTTCAACACCGCGACTAATGATCGCAACCGTCAATATTATAAAGATAACAGTGACTATAATGTTTCGGGTTAGTGACTGCTCACTTAACCATGCAGAAGCCTCATTTGCGCCCACTAACGTAGTGATAGGTTCTGCGGTAGCACTTAGCATCCAGCCAGCTACAATAGCGTAAAAGCTTAAAATAAACCCCGCACACAAAATTCCACCAAACCCGACAATAAACGCAAAGCGTTTTTGCCAAGGCTGCGTTGTTATTTTAGTTAACGATGAAACAGCATTAGCCTGGCCGTGGCGGCCAATAATAAGCTCGGCCATAAGTGCTGGGTAGGCCAAAAAGAACGCAAGTACTAAATAAGCGACTAAAAAGGCTGCACCACCATTACTGGCTGTTTGCGTAGGGAAACCCCAAATATTACCTAAACCTACTGCAGAGCCTGCGGCGGCCATTATAAATCCAAAGCGAGAGCTAAACTCGCCTCTAACTGCGCTCATATTATTGTACTTCTCTATTTTGTGACGGCGCTGACAA
The sequence above is drawn from the Pseudoalteromonas espejiana DSM 9414 genome and encodes:
- a CDS encoding sodium-dependent transporter, with translation MSAVRGEFSSRFGFIMAAAGSAVGLGNIWGFPTQTASNGGAAFLVAYLVLAFFLAYPALMAELIIGRHGQANAVSSLTKITTQPWQKRFAFIVGFGGILCAGFILSFYAIVAGWMLSATAEPITTLVGANEASAWLSEQSLTRNIIVTVIFIILTVAIISRGVENGIEKWSKRLMPALLGILFALIAYVMTQDGAMEGLKAYLVPDFSSIFDAKLLVSALGQAFFSLSLGTSVMIIYGSYISKKENLVSLGAYVTLIDVFIAFVAGLLIIPAMYVAQAQGVEIFSATTGKLLSEDTLVFQVLPALFEGMGSAGLFIGFAFFALMSIAALTSSISMLEAPVSYTVERFAMSRKQATWLIGALISAVSITIVCNLGSLFGLVITLTTKVAQPLIGLMCCIFVGWIWYRGSLLKTIQQGNPEVHNTLFWKVWPVYTKFVCPVAIGAVFLHSVLS